A window of Polaribacter litorisediminis contains these coding sequences:
- the arsS gene encoding arsenosugar biosynthesis radical SAM (seleno)protein ArsS (Some members of this family are selenoproteins.) — MATKSLKARNNDIANTSRQMEILSNGIFANGELPTFAEKIKETNQFPLRPKKLEILQINLGYMCNQVCEHCHVDAGPDRKEIMTIETMKQCLEVIKKTEAHTLDLTGGAPEMNPNFRWFVEEASKAGIQDFIVRSNLTIIRANKKYYHLPDFFKKHGVHVVSSMPHWTRGKTDKQRGDGVFDKSIKALQELNAIGYGKEGSDLKLDLVYNPSGAFLPGDQKALENDFKKALKNDFDIDFHSLFAITNLPISRFLDYLIASDNYEDYMYSLLDAYNPSAVANVMCTNTLSISWDGWLYDCDFNQMLNLKVASKVKHVSDYNEELLQDRNIIINQHCYGCTAGAGSSCQGVVA; from the coding sequence ATGGCTACAAAATCACTAAAAGCAAGAAATAACGACATTGCAAATACATCTCGGCAAATGGAAATTCTCTCAAACGGGATTTTCGCAAATGGAGAATTACCAACCTTTGCTGAAAAAATTAAAGAAACCAATCAGTTTCCTTTAAGACCTAAAAAATTAGAGATTCTACAGATTAATTTAGGATACATGTGCAACCAAGTTTGTGAGCATTGTCATGTAGATGCTGGTCCAGACAGAAAAGAAATCATGACCATAGAAACGATGAAACAATGTTTAGAGGTCATTAAAAAAACGGAAGCGCATACCTTAGATTTAACAGGAGGTGCACCAGAGATGAACCCTAATTTTAGGTGGTTTGTAGAAGAAGCATCCAAAGCCGGAATTCAAGATTTTATCGTTCGGTCTAATCTAACCATCATTAGAGCCAATAAAAAATACTATCATTTACCAGACTTTTTTAAAAAACATGGGGTTCATGTAGTTTCTTCGATGCCGCATTGGACGCGTGGAAAAACAGATAAGCAACGTGGTGATGGTGTTTTTGATAAATCTATCAAAGCCTTGCAAGAATTAAATGCCATTGGTTATGGTAAAGAAGGTTCTGATTTAAAATTAGATTTAGTGTACAATCCTTCGGGAGCATTTTTACCTGGCGATCAAAAAGCTTTAGAAAACGATTTTAAAAAAGCCTTAAAAAATGATTTCGACATTGATTTTCATAGCCTTTTTGCCATTACTAATTTACCCATTAGTCGATTTTTAGATTATTTAATTGCGTCCGATAATTATGAAGACTATATGTATTCTTTGCTAGACGCCTACAATCCATCTGCAGTTGCGAATGTAATGTGCACCAATACACTTTCTATCAGTTGGGATGGTTGGTTGTATGATTGCGATTTTAACCAGATGTTAAATTTAAAAGTTGCCAGCAAAGTAAAACACGTTTCAGATTATAATGAGGAACTTTTACAAGATCGAAATATCATTATCAATCAACACTGCTATGGTTGCACTGCAGGTGCAGGAAGCAGTTGTCAAGGAGTAGTTGCATAG
- a CDS encoding metallophosphoesterase family protein, producing the protein MDQKITDLGKVTDLGKVTGKILLFGGVYSNLQALEALKKIAEKENIAPENCICTGDIVGYCAQPEETVQLFKLWGAKSIVGNVEIQLREHANDCGCDFKEGSRCDNFSQIWYPYAQSKLSENSLNFLKKLPNQITFTYTDKKVTFVHGSYFHISEFIFKSTNWSKKQPNFEATKSDVIIAGHCGLPFFHQKEDKLWLNPGVIGMPANDGNPDVWYAVLEDSDNNFNFTHKTLRYNYKLTSKLMQNGLLPEEYSRTIVTGIWDNTEILPPLESSLQGFEIQL; encoded by the coding sequence ATGGATCAGAAAATAACAGATTTAGGAAAAGTAACAGATTTAGGAAAAGTAACAGGAAAAATACTGCTTTTTGGCGGAGTTTACAGCAATTTACAAGCTTTAGAAGCTTTGAAAAAAATTGCTGAAAAAGAAAATATTGCGCCCGAAAATTGTATTTGCACAGGAGATATCGTTGGGTATTGCGCACAACCCGAAGAAACGGTGCAATTATTTAAATTGTGGGGAGCAAAAAGTATTGTTGGCAATGTAGAAATTCAGTTACGAGAACATGCAAATGATTGCGGTTGCGATTTTAAAGAAGGCTCTCGCTGCGATAATTTCTCTCAAATTTGGTATCCGTATGCGCAAAGTAAATTGTCAGAAAATTCATTAAATTTCTTAAAAAAATTGCCAAATCAAATCACTTTTACATACACCGATAAAAAAGTAACTTTTGTACATGGGTCCTATTTTCATATCTCAGAATTTATTTTTAAATCTACAAACTGGTCTAAAAAACAACCTAACTTTGAAGCTACAAAAAGTGATGTAATTATTGCAGGCCATTGTGGTTTGCCTTTTTTTCATCAAAAAGAAGATAAACTATGGCTTAATCCCGGTGTGATTGGAATGCCTGCAAACGATGGAAATCCGGATGTTTGGTATGCTGTACTAGAAGATTCAGATAATAATTTTAACTTTACTCACAAAACCTTACGATACAATTATAAATTAACGAGTAAATTAATGCAAAACGGATTACTTCCTGAAGAATATTCTAGAACGATTGTAACCGGAATTTGGGATAACACAGAAATTTTACCCCCTTTAGAAAGTAGTTTGCAAGGATTTGAAATTCAACTATAA
- a CDS encoding TIGR04282 family arsenosugar biosynthesis glycosyltransferase, with protein MKKNTAILIFANSAEKDAERKPFLSSDIFSVLNSQTLKTVERSGTEYFHFSEKNQIGSSFGERFSNAIEAIFNKGFENVITIGNDTPHLKTHHLLDTLQQLKKNDLVLGPSKDGGFYLMGIKKAHFNKETFLKLPWQTHHLQKCIISISSTKKLQISFLEPLSDLDSKEDIQHIVHSFKAISKSILKLLVAFYIIDKKGFINQKIGFYSAPFSQYFNKGSPLIFA; from the coding sequence ATGAAAAAAAATACTGCCATATTAATTTTTGCGAATTCTGCTGAAAAAGATGCTGAAAGAAAACCGTTTCTTTCTTCGGATATTTTTTCGGTATTGAATTCCCAAACTTTAAAAACGGTGGAAAGATCAGGAACTGAATATTTTCATTTCTCTGAGAAAAATCAAATTGGTAGTTCGTTTGGTGAACGTTTTTCGAATGCTATTGAAGCTATTTTTAACAAGGGTTTTGAAAACGTTATTACTATTGGTAATGATACTCCACATTTAAAAACACATCATTTACTAGATACGTTACAGCAACTCAAAAAAAATGATTTGGTTTTAGGACCTTCAAAAGATGGTGGTTTTTATTTAATGGGGATTAAAAAAGCGCATTTTAACAAAGAAACTTTTTTAAAATTACCTTGGCAAACCCATCATTTACAAAAATGTATTATTTCAATTTCATCTACCAAAAAGTTACAAATTTCTTTTTTAGAGCCTTTAAGTGATTTGGATTCTAAAGAAGATATTCAACATATTGTGCATAGTTTTAAAGCGATTTCAAAATCAATTTTAAAACTACTTGTTGCGTTTTATATAATTGATAAAAAAGGTTTTATCAATCAAAAAATAGGATTTTACTCGGCACCATTTTCTCAATACTTCAACAAAGGTTCTCCATTAATTTTTGCGTAA
- a CDS encoding arsenosugar biosynthesis-associated peroxidase-like protein translates to MSKTYYDASDLRKFGKITEWSEELGNKFFDYYGKVFEEGALTAREKSLIALAVAHTEQCPYCIDAYTKDGLQRGITKPEMMEAIHVGAAIKSGATLVHGVQMMNKVNKLEM, encoded by the coding sequence ATGTCTAAAACATATTATGATGCTTCCGATTTAAGAAAATTCGGAAAAATAACAGAATGGAGTGAAGAACTTGGCAACAAGTTTTTTGATTATTACGGTAAAGTATTCGAAGAAGGTGCTTTAACAGCGCGCGAAAAAAGCTTGATTGCATTGGCAGTTGCTCACACCGAGCAATGTCCATATTGTATTGATGCGTATACAAAAGACGGATTGCAACGAGGGATTACCAAACCAGAAATGATGGAAGCAATTCATGTGGGTGCAGCCATTAAAAGTGGAGCAACTTTGGTACATGGAGTTCAAATGATGAACAAGGTTAATAAATTAGAAATGTAA
- a CDS encoding SusD/RagB family nutrient-binding outer membrane lipoprotein, protein MKKFIYIIVISTIIMTSCTKDFEDINTNPNAPVSVQPSLLLRQVMYDFGEQMSYEGFVAGDLLAQHRTALDFNLFDRHDLKSPQLGGNPWPIFYTNLRDNEILLKQSRTTTAFAVYEGPALILKAYMAAGLTDLFGDVPYFDAFNGVDGTVTPKYNLQEDIYQNENGILDNLDKGIAAIQKYTGSIPLDGDILYNGNLEAWVKFANSLKIKYLIRISAKVDVANALQTLFNEGNYIQNNAENAVFDFTNSEPNSFRLAQLRVGDFNNFVLSETMEEILIDLNDTRIYKLFRPFANSNSNEFKGLINGINSSTTSIAISDYSLAGTAFREDTSTLDANFMTAWETSFLLAEAAEKGFINTNSETLYTTGVTQAFAYWNTNLPATYLTGNANFNAVGKTPLEQIITQKWIASIINGYEGWVEFRRTGFPALKNVSASLNNELIPVRMPYPAEAASLNQDNYKIAEAATNGNSLDVKVWWNE, encoded by the coding sequence ATGAAAAAATTTATATATATCATCGTAATTTCTACAATAATAATGACCAGTTGTACCAAAGACTTTGAGGACATCAATACCAATCCGAATGCACCTGTTTCTGTGCAACCTAGCTTGTTACTGCGCCAAGTTATGTATGATTTTGGCGAGCAAATGAGCTACGAAGGTTTTGTTGCTGGAGATTTATTAGCACAACACAGAACAGCCTTAGATTTTAATTTATTTGATCGGCACGATTTAAAAAGTCCGCAGTTAGGTGGCAATCCTTGGCCTATATTTTACACCAATTTACGGGATAATGAAATCCTTTTAAAACAAAGTAGAACAACAACTGCATTTGCAGTGTATGAAGGACCTGCCTTAATTTTAAAAGCCTATATGGCCGCTGGTTTAACAGATTTATTTGGTGATGTACCGTATTTTGATGCCTTTAATGGTGTCGATGGAACGGTAACGCCCAAATACAATCTACAAGAAGATATTTACCAAAATGAAAACGGAATTTTAGATAATTTAGACAAAGGCATTGCTGCTATTCAGAAGTATACAGGTTCTATTCCTTTAGATGGTGATATTTTATACAACGGAAATTTAGAGGCTTGGGTAAAATTTGCCAACTCTTTAAAAATAAAATACCTCATTAGAATTTCTGCTAAAGTTGATGTTGCTAATGCACTACAAACTTTATTTAATGAAGGAAACTACATCCAAAATAATGCTGAAAACGCTGTTTTTGATTTCACAAATTCAGAACCAAATAGTTTTAGATTGGCACAATTAAGAGTCGGAGATTTCAATAATTTTGTGCTATCAGAAACTATGGAAGAAATTTTAATTGATTTAAACGACACTAGAATTTATAAATTATTTAGACCTTTTGCCAATTCTAATTCCAACGAATTTAAAGGTTTAATCAACGGAATTAATTCTTCTACAACCTCCATTGCCATATCCGATTATTCTTTGGCAGGAACCGCTTTTAGAGAAGACACCTCAACCCTAGACGCCAATTTTATGACGGCTTGGGAAACAAGTTTTTTATTGGCAGAAGCCGCCGAAAAGGGGTTTATCAACACAAATTCTGAAACCTTATACACAACTGGAGTTACACAAGCTTTTGCATATTGGAACACTAATTTACCAGCAACCTATTTAACTGGAAATGCTAATTTTAACGCTGTTGGAAAAACTCCTTTAGAACAAATTATTACACAAAAATGGATTGCTTCCATTATCAATGGATATGAAGGTTGGGTTGAGTTTAGAAGAACCGGTTTTCCTGCTTTGAAGAATGTTTCAGCAAGTTTAAATAACGAATTAATTCCTGTTAGAATGCCATATCCTGCGGAAGCTGCTTCTTTAAATCAAGACAACTATAAAATTGCAGAAGCTGCAACCAATGGAAATAGTTTAGACGTAAAAGTTTGGTGGAATGAGTAA
- a CDS encoding SusC/RagA family TonB-linked outer membrane protein, with translation MKHISMWLLLLVTSISFSQIKISGTISDKNTGIGIPAVSISSSTENGTTSNMDGNYSIEVLDQNQILTFSYLGYKTQKIKVGNQTSINIQLEEIETNLDEIVVTALGLNRKTKELGYVVQELKAKDVTEVKTVNFLDNLSGKLAGVTISQGATGVGSSSKITIRGEASFSNNNPLFVVDGTPISNNTIFNFTNEAAAGFQEIDFGNGAMEVNPDDIQSITVLKGPSAAALYGTRASNGVIVIKTKDGSKKKGLGISINSSITFDSAFRLPDFQNEFGQGNSGDFEYVDGLGAGVNDVITYSWGPRLDAGNFIPQFDSPVTLPNGTVFRGGDTSLYSGFPITPTLFKSNPDNLKDFYQTGITTINNIAINDAFERGSYRLSFTNLDSESIIPGVNLERKTVALKLNFNPTEKTKIISNINYINSSSDNRPSNGYGSENVNYSLVAWGPRSLNIDSLRDYWQPGLEGVQQYSFNYTYFDNPFFILHENTNSFNRDRLFGNITFNHQFTEKLSLSLRSGMDYSSEKRRFKRNYSSNRFQNGAYAEHDVFYREVNTDFLLNYKDTFGNFSLDASFGGNRLDQTASTKQSQTTNLAQPRIFSLNNAASPIEVFQFDTEKRINSLYGIVKFGYQDFLYVDITGRNDWSSALATPFSVEGTSFFYPSISTSFLLSNYTELPENISFAQLRASVAQVGNDTNPYQTSGAFVAQTNFNGQPTFSNQDFIPNANLKPEVTTSYELGADVRFFKDRLSIDFTYYNATTKDQIISLPIAISSGYNQQVVNGGAVNTSGVEIILGGTPIKNNNFTWNTTFNFATNKSIIKNLPQENGRLTLAYSRIYDSANQTVWFQVEEGGQVGDMYGTGYQKNAEGQFLLDDNGRYIADNNLIKIGNYNPDFTLGWNNTFQYKNWNASFLFDWRQGGEIVSRTRALGNVGGQLAETAYRPDAGIIAQGLNVNTGQPNTVAVSSESYYRQFYDRNHEENNVYDASFLKLRQFSIGYTLLLTEGFLGLKDDANINFSFVGNNLFVLTENPHFDPEQLAVQGNGFVSGVEDMSYATSRSLGFKVGFNF, from the coding sequence ATGAAACACATTTCAATGTGGCTTTTACTGTTGGTAACGAGCATCAGTTTTTCACAAATTAAAATTTCGGGAACAATTTCCGATAAGAACACAGGCATAGGAATTCCTGCTGTCTCCATTTCATCATCCACAGAAAATGGAACTACTTCTAATATGGATGGCAATTATTCCATTGAAGTTTTAGACCAAAATCAAATTTTAACCTTCTCCTATTTGGGGTATAAAACTCAAAAAATAAAAGTAGGAAATCAAACTTCCATCAACATTCAATTAGAAGAAATTGAAACGAATTTAGATGAAATTGTCGTCACTGCTTTAGGACTCAATAGAAAAACAAAAGAATTAGGGTATGTGGTTCAAGAACTCAAAGCAAAAGATGTTACGGAAGTAAAAACTGTCAATTTTTTAGATAATCTCTCTGGTAAATTAGCGGGTGTTACCATTTCTCAAGGAGCCACAGGCGTGGGTTCTTCTTCAAAAATAACCATTCGTGGAGAAGCTTCTTTTTCGAATAACAATCCGCTTTTTGTGGTCGATGGAACTCCAATTAGCAACAACACAATTTTTAATTTCACCAATGAAGCAGCCGCTGGTTTTCAAGAAATAGATTTTGGAAACGGCGCAATGGAAGTAAATCCAGATGATATACAATCTATTACTGTTTTAAAAGGTCCTAGTGCGGCGGCATTATACGGAACTCGCGCTTCTAACGGAGTTATTGTGATTAAAACCAAAGACGGTTCTAAGAAAAAAGGATTAGGAATTAGTATAAATTCATCCATAACGTTTGATAGCGCTTTTCGTTTGCCTGATTTTCAAAATGAATTCGGACAAGGAAATTCAGGGGATTTTGAATATGTTGATGGCTTAGGTGCTGGTGTAAATGATGTGATTACCTATTCTTGGGGACCCAGATTAGATGCTGGAAATTTCATTCCGCAATTTGATTCTCCTGTTACCTTACCCAACGGCACAGTCTTTCGTGGTGGAGACACTTCTTTGTATTCTGGTTTTCCCATTACCCCAACTTTATTCAAATCGAATCCAGATAATTTAAAAGATTTTTATCAAACAGGAATTACAACCATCAATAATATTGCGATCAATGATGCTTTTGAACGCGGTTCTTACCGATTGTCTTTTACGAATTTAGATAGCGAATCTATCATTCCAGGAGTAAATTTAGAGCGAAAAACAGTTGCTTTAAAATTGAATTTTAACCCCACAGAAAAAACAAAAATCATCTCTAATATCAATTATATAAATTCTAGTAGCGATAACCGACCATCGAATGGATATGGAAGCGAAAACGTAAATTATTCTTTAGTAGCCTGGGGGCCAAGATCTTTAAACATCGATAGTTTGCGAGATTACTGGCAACCGGGTTTAGAAGGTGTGCAACAATATTCTTTTAACTATACCTATTTCGATAATCCTTTTTTCATTTTGCATGAAAACACCAACTCTTTTAACAGAGATCGTCTTTTTGGTAACATCACATTCAACCATCAATTTACAGAAAAATTAAGCCTTTCTTTGCGCTCAGGAATGGATTATTCTTCAGAAAAAAGGAGGTTTAAACGAAATTATAGTAGCAATCGTTTTCAAAACGGAGCCTATGCAGAACATGATGTTTTTTACAGAGAAGTGAACACTGATTTTTTACTCAATTACAAAGATACTTTTGGTAATTTTTCTTTGGATGCTTCTTTTGGCGGAAATCGTTTGGATCAAACAGCGTCTACAAAACAATCTCAAACCACCAATTTAGCACAACCTAGAATTTTCAGTTTAAATAATGCAGCATCACCCATAGAAGTTTTTCAATTCGATACTGAAAAACGAATTAACTCTTTATACGGAATTGTAAAATTTGGCTATCAGGACTTTTTATATGTTGATATTACAGGAAGAAATGATTGGTCTAGCGCCTTGGCAACGCCGTTTTCCGTAGAAGGAACCTCCTTCTTTTATCCTTCTATTTCCACTAGTTTTCTACTTTCCAATTATACAGAATTACCCGAAAATATTTCATTTGCTCAGTTAAGAGCCAGTGTGGCACAAGTTGGGAACGACACAAATCCATATCAAACGTCAGGCGCCTTTGTGGCACAAACGAACTTTAACGGGCAACCTACCTTTAGCAATCAAGATTTTATTCCGAATGCAAATTTAAAACCAGAAGTTACTACTTCTTATGAGTTGGGTGCAGATGTCCGATTTTTTAAAGACCGATTGAGCATTGATTTCACGTACTACAATGCCACAACCAAAGATCAAATTATTTCGTTACCCATTGCTATTTCATCGGGCTATAATCAGCAAGTTGTCAATGGTGGGGCAGTAAATACTTCGGGGGTAGAAATTATTTTAGGTGGTACTCCAATCAAAAATAACAATTTTACCTGGAATACCACTTTTAACTTTGCTACCAATAAATCCATCATTAAAAATTTACCGCAAGAAAATGGAAGATTAACTTTAGCGTATAGCAGAATTTATGATAGCGCAAACCAAACGGTTTGGTTTCAAGTGGAAGAAGGCGGGCAAGTTGGTGACATGTATGGAACAGGATATCAAAAAAACGCAGAAGGCCAATTTCTATTGGATGATAACGGGCGTTATATTGCTGATAATAATTTGATTAAAATCGGGAATTACAATCCTGATTTCACCTTGGGATGGAACAACACTTTCCAATATAAAAACTGGAATGCTAGCTTTTTATTCGATTGGCGGCAAGGCGGCGAAATTGTTTCTAGAACCCGAGCTTTGGGAAATGTTGGTGGCCAATTGGCAGAAACAGCTTATAGACCGGATGCAGGAATTATAGCGCAAGGTCTTAACGTAAATACGGGTCAACCCAATACGGTTGCCGTTTCATCGGAAAGTTATTACCGCCAATTTTACGACAGAAATCACGAAGAAAACAATGTTTATGATGCCTCCTTTTTAAAATTACGTCAGTTTTCAATCGGTTATACTTTGCTTTTAACCGAGGGTTTTTTAGGATTGAAAGATGATGCGAACATCAACTTTTCGTTTGTTGGCAATAACTTGTTTGTGCTTACTGAAAATCCGCATTTCGATCCAGAACAATTAGCCGTGCAAGGAAACGGATTTGTAAGTGGCGTTGAAGATATGAGTTATGCAACGAGCAGAAGTTTAGGTTTTAAAGTGGGGTTTAATTTTTAA
- a CDS encoding sodium:solute symporter family transporter, translating to MEVINYQWGLILVSSLILFFLSPLAKTTDQFFKAVNKKKAPNTLVLTGSLIISWIFAKSITNAANLGLDFGLVGGVAYAGYYVSFAVAGIIIYQLRTQGNYKSIHEFLISKFGKNAMAIFSILIAFRLFNEVWSNTMVIGSYFGAQGSNSYYWAIIVFTLLTLAYAIKGGLSSSIFTDIIQMVLFSVLLSIILGTIFSTDDFSTQQIISSGTWSFELGLNLFFAAILQSFSYPFHDPVLTDRGFISSPKVTRKSFLWASVLGAICIVLFSLIGVYAQTKGMQGQAAVEVGKAFGVVLLLIINFIMITSAASTLDSTFSSFSKLLAVDLNLGKSVSFGRIVMVLIAVLGTLPVFFGAEILSATTISGTMVIGLTPVFIFWKISVPKISFYLSVICGLFFGFLLVLDVVPEIFIFTKGKYASLLWVNIWGLLSCIILYFIPKWIRK from the coding sequence ATGGAAGTAATAAATTATCAATGGGGATTAATTTTAGTGTCAAGTTTGATATTATTTTTCTTGTCTCCTTTAGCAAAAACTACAGATCAGTTTTTTAAAGCTGTGAATAAGAAAAAAGCACCAAATACTTTGGTCTTAACAGGAAGCTTAATCATTTCTTGGATTTTTGCCAAAAGTATTACCAATGCCGCCAATTTAGGACTGGATTTTGGTTTAGTCGGTGGCGTTGCTTACGCGGGTTATTATGTGTCTTTTGCCGTTGCCGGAATCATTATTTACCAGTTAAGAACCCAAGGAAATTATAAAAGCATCCATGAGTTTTTAATTTCAAAATTCGGAAAAAATGCAATGGCAATCTTCTCGATTCTGATTGCTTTTCGATTATTTAATGAAGTTTGGAGCAATACCATGGTAATTGGTAGTTATTTTGGCGCACAAGGAAGCAACTCTTATTATTGGGCTATTATTGTGTTTACCCTATTGACTTTAGCTTATGCCATTAAAGGTGGTTTGAGTAGTTCTATTTTTACAGATATCATTCAAATGGTTTTATTTTCTGTATTATTGAGCATCATTTTAGGAACTATTTTTTCGACGGATGATTTTTCTACACAGCAAATAATTTCGTCTGGAACTTGGAGTTTTGAGCTTGGTTTAAATTTATTTTTCGCCGCAATTCTGCAATCTTTTAGTTATCCTTTTCACGATCCTGTTTTAACCGATAGAGGTTTTATTTCATCACCCAAAGTAACACGAAAAAGTTTTTTATGGGCAAGTGTTTTGGGAGCCATTTGTATTGTTTTATTTAGTTTAATTGGAGTCTATGCCCAAACAAAAGGCATGCAAGGGCAAGCGGCGGTTGAAGTGGGTAAAGCTTTCGGCGTTGTTCTATTATTGATTATCAATTTTATTATGATTACTTCCGCAGCCTCTACCTTAGATTCCACTTTTTCATCTTTTTCAAAACTACTAGCCGTAGATTTAAATTTAGGAAAATCAGTTTCCTTTGGAAGAATTGTTATGGTTTTAATTGCTGTTTTAGGTACTTTACCCGTGTTTTTTGGAGCAGAAATTTTATCCGCCACTACTATTTCTGGCACGATGGTGATTGGTTTAACACCAGTCTTTATTTTTTGGAAGATTTCAGTACCAAAAATTAGCTTTTACCTAAGTGTCATTTGCGGATTGTTCTTTGGATTTTTACTAGTTTTAGATGTAGTTCCAGAGATATTCATTTTTACCAAAGGAAAGTATGCCTCTTTATTATGGGTCAATATATGGGGATTATTAAGTTGTATCATTTTATATTTTATTCCGAAATGGATCAGAAAATAA
- a CDS encoding rhodanese-like domain-containing protein yields MKKILLLFLLISSTVAAQKTLDKLLDKWNTRNVPYMSVETLALPKTKAILLDARQEKEYNVSHLQNAIRVGYDDFKIKETLKKLPKNKDTKIVVYCSLGIRSETVAYKLIQKGYTNVYNLYGGIFEWKNANFQVKDTLGNTTEKVHTFNKNWSKWLKKGEKVY; encoded by the coding sequence ATGAAGAAAATTTTACTACTTTTTTTACTGATCTCATCCACAGTTGCTGCACAAAAAACATTAGACAAATTGCTTGATAAATGGAACACAAGAAACGTACCTTATATGTCTGTAGAAACCTTAGCATTACCCAAAACAAAAGCAATTTTACTGGATGCAAGACAAGAAAAAGAGTATAATGTGAGTCATTTGCAAAACGCCATTCGTGTGGGTTATGATGATTTTAAAATTAAAGAAACTTTAAAAAAATTACCAAAAAACAAGGATACTAAAATTGTAGTGTATTGTTCTTTGGGGATTCGCTCAGAAACGGTAGCGTATAAATTAATTCAAAAAGGATATACCAACGTTTATAATTTATATGGTGGTATTTTTGAATGGAAAAACGCTAATTTTCAAGTAAAAGATACCTTGGGAAATACCACAGAAAAAGTACATACCTTTAATAAAAATTGGAGTAAATGGCTAAAAAAAGGAGAGAAAGTTTATTAG
- a CDS encoding DUF547 domain-containing protein — translation MKNKSCLLLIFLVFYQTNAQTSIFNDLLQKHVTKNGIVDYASLKTDERKLDSYISYLEKIAPEKSWSKNKQKAFWINVYNAYTIKIILKNYPLKSILDIQENGKSAWKIPFVKVGGKLYTLDHIEHQILRKTLFDPRIHVGVNCASSSCPKLGNKAFTEENIERNLEKLMREFVNDSSRNKFLENEIQISSIFDWFQEDFTKNGSLIEYVNTYSETKINANAKISFLKYDWSLNSK, via the coding sequence ATGAAAAACAAAAGCTGTCTTCTCCTTATTTTTTTAGTTTTTTATCAAACAAATGCTCAAACTTCTATTTTTAATGATTTATTACAAAAACATGTTACTAAAAACGGAATTGTAGATTACGCATCATTGAAAACTGACGAACGTAAATTAGATTCTTATATTTCTTATTTAGAAAAAATAGCTCCTGAAAAATCTTGGTCAAAAAACAAGCAAAAAGCTTTTTGGATTAATGTATACAATGCGTATACCATCAAAATAATTTTAAAAAATTATCCTCTTAAAAGTATTCTAGACATTCAAGAAAACGGCAAAAGTGCTTGGAAAATTCCTTTTGTAAAAGTGGGTGGTAAACTTTACACATTAGACCATATAGAACATCAAATTTTACGAAAAACTTTATTTGACCCAAGAATTCATGTGGGTGTAAATTGTGCCTCTAGTTCTTGTCCTAAATTAGGAAACAAGGCTTTTACCGAAGAAAATATAGAAAGAAACTTAGAAAAATTAATGAGAGAATTTGTAAACGATTCTTCCAGAAATAAATTCTTAGAAAATGAGATTCAAATTTCTTCTATTTTCGATTGGTTTCAAGAAGATTTCACAAAAAATGGTTCTTTAATTGAGTATGTAAACACGTATTCCGAAACTAAAATAAACGCAAATGCTAAAATCTCTTTTTTGAAATACGATTGGAGTTTGAACAGTAAATAA